A stretch of Blastocatellia bacterium DNA encodes these proteins:
- a CDS encoding protein kinase, with protein sequence MKICQSCGRQYRNRIRHCPMDGTPLILMPEPSIDSSSNQNNQKALNSLLEDSSVEIELEKTEYHSAISTNIKSHIEEDKAVFDNGLDDDLGSDFEDETEEPPFESRTEVGNEVVSLSSGELCGHILNNTYRLERKIGHGGMGAVYQATHLKIGDNVAIKFIAEEMAKNPVLVARFQREALAARRIAHPDAVTVYEMNETEQGQLFIVMQYVEGERFDQYLARSGQLTPRRLLQHVRCIADVLDAAHSAGIIHRDLKPSNLMLYKNLRGEERIKVLDFGIAKFISLEEDLEQVAHLTQKGDVFGSPYYMSPEQAFGLNVDARTDIYSLGVLTYQMLTGRLPFEGKTGREVIDKLVSEQPPAPSNYVESEIDFDSVILKALAKEPEYRYTSVKDFLSDLEAQFTLLSDAGMWQEKSITNALSTADFRRVNVSVIPPLAITEYNAQPAPTAPISGGLTGRLTETVNDRVAIAILPLRCLSADEQTQMLSVGLADTLITELSIVRGLMVRPIRAVLKYENTDVDLLSVGKEMSVQFILDGSVQNFGKRVRVSFRLLDVVENKDIWNDRFELIGEDPFIIQDTVARRIVESLRVNLTDYEKERLAYVPQPLSSDAQQYYIRGRHFFERAVERQDIEMALQMFKRTIEIDNRFARAYIGLAQCQYIFQTGYDNNLDHISLAELNCRQAIDLDPNLADSYATLASIYMDMGRRSEVLDLINKALAITPNNFEADMCLGWYYRSMGQLDKSLAAYRRAMREDPTYWRCYWGMCVAYLYQGMFDEAEKVVDTYIKSLDPRHPVILFLKGIIQIYKNRLNEAEALGLRLRKVLPDLPCGDLLLAHVSAYRQKSQQVNNYLKPISRRFGPKEEFFYWYAQIYARCGQTTNALEYMKKSLAEGNKNFVWFQRDPALENIRNLQAFKELIAEFNK encoded by the coding sequence ATGAAAATATGTCAAAGCTGTGGGAGGCAATACCGAAACCGGATCCGACATTGTCCAATGGATGGAACCCCATTGATATTAATGCCAGAGCCTAGTATTGATTCTTCTAGTAATCAAAACAACCAAAAAGCTCTTAATAGTCTGTTAGAAGATAGCAGTGTAGAAATAGAATTAGAAAAAACAGAATATCACTCTGCTATAAGTACCAATATTAAAAGCCATATTGAGGAAGATAAGGCTGTTTTTGATAATGGCTTGGATGATGATTTAGGTAGTGATTTTGAAGATGAAACAGAAGAACCACCTTTTGAAAGTCGTACCGAAGTAGGAAATGAGGTAGTTTCTCTTAGTAGTGGCGAACTTTGCGGCCATATACTAAATAATACGTATAGGTTAGAGCGTAAAATTGGACATGGTGGAATGGGGGCTGTTTATCAGGCTACACATCTTAAAATAGGCGATAATGTAGCAATTAAGTTTATTGCTGAAGAAATGGCAAAAAACCCTGTTTTAGTTGCACGCTTTCAAAGAGAAGCCCTGGCTGCCCGGCGAATTGCTCACCCAGATGCAGTAACAGTTTATGAAATGAATGAAACCGAGCAGGGACAGCTATTTATTGTAATGCAATATGTTGAAGGTGAAAGATTTGATCAATATTTAGCTAGATCAGGACAACTTACCCCAAGACGACTTCTACAACATGTTAGGTGTATTGCTGATGTTTTAGATGCTGCACATAGCGCAGGAATTATTCACCGTGACCTAAAACCTTCTAATTTAATGCTTTATAAAAATCTGCGTGGTGAAGAAAGAATCAAAGTTTTAGATTTTGGTATTGCTAAATTTATTTCTTTAGAAGAAGACTTGGAACAAGTTGCCCATCTTACCCAAAAAGGGGATGTTTTTGGCTCGCCTTACTATATGTCTCCAGAACAAGCTTTTGGGCTAAATGTTGATGCTAGGACAGATATTTATAGCTTAGGTGTACTTACTTATCAAATGTTAACAGGTCGCTTGCCTTTTGAGGGTAAAACAGGACGAGAAGTTATAGACAAACTAGTTTCTGAACAACCTCCCGCGCCTTCTAATTATGTAGAGTCAGAAATAGATTTTGATTCAGTAATCTTAAAAGCTTTAGCTAAAGAACCTGAGTATAGATACACTAGTGTAAAAGATTTTTTAAGTGATTTAGAAGCACAGTTTACTTTGTTAAGTGATGCAGGGATGTGGCAGGAAAAAAGCATCACTAACGCGCTTTCTACAGCAGATTTTCGCCGTGTTAATGTTTCAGTTATTCCACCGTTAGCAATAACTGAATATAACGCGCAGCCAGCACCTACCGCACCTATTAGCGGCGGACTAACTGGACGGCTTACAGAAACTGTTAATGACCGTGTTGCAATAGCAATTTTACCTTTACGATGTCTTTCTGCTGATGAACAAACTCAAATGTTAAGTGTTGGGCTAGCTGATACTCTAATTACAGAACTTTCTATTGTTAGGGGATTGATGGTTAGACCAATTAGAGCCGTGCTTAAATATGAAAACACAGATGTAGATCTACTATCTGTTGGTAAAGAAATGTCAGTACAGTTTATTTTAGATGGCTCAGTGCAAAATTTTGGTAAAAGGGTAAGGGTTTCATTTCGTCTTTTGGATGTTGTAGAAAATAAAGATATTTGGAATGACCGCTTTGAGTTAATTGGAGAAGATCCTTTTATTATTCAAGATACAGTTGCTCGTAGAATTGTTGAAAGCCTAAGAGTTAACCTAACTGATTATGAAAAAGAACGGCTAGCTTATGTTCCACAACCTTTAAGTAGCGATGCGCAACAATACTACATTCGAGGCCGTCATTTTTTTGAAAGAGCCGTAGAACGCCAAGATATTGAAATGGCATTACAAATGTTTAAGCGTACTATTGAGATTGATAACCGTTTTGCTCGCGCTTATATTGGACTTGCTCAATGCCAATATATTTTTCAAACAGGCTATGACAACAATCTTGATCATATTTCTTTAGCTGAATTAAATTGCCGTCAAGCTATAGATCTTGACCCAAATCTAGCAGACTCATACGCTACACTAGCTAGTATTTATATGGATATGGGACGACGTAGCGAAGTTTTAGATTTAATTAATAAAGCTTTAGCAATTACACCAAATAACTTTGAAGCAGATATGTGTTTAGGTTGGTATTATCGGTCAATGGGACAATTAGATAAATCCTTAGCTGCTTATCGTCGAGCTATGCGCGAAGATCCTACTTATTGGCGGTGTTATTGGGGAATGTGTGTTGCGTATCTTTATCAAGGTATGTTTGATGAAGCAGAAAAAGTTGTTGATACTTATATCAAGAGCCTTGACCCAAGACATCCTGTAATTTTATTCTTAAAAGGAATTATTCAAATTTATAAAAATAGATTAAATGAAGCTGAGGCTTTAGGGTTAAGGCTTAGAAAAGTGCTTCCAGACTTGCCTTGTGGGGATTTACTTCTAGCGCACGTTAGCGCGTATAGACAAAAATCTCAACAAGTGAATAATTACTTAAAACCAATCTCCCGACGTTTTGGGCCAAAAGAAGAGTTTTTTTATTGGTATGCTCAAATTTATGCTAGATGTGGGCAAACTACTAATGCTTTAGAATATATGAAAAAATCTTTAGCAGAAGGTAATAAAAATTTTGTTTGGTTCCAACGCGATCCAGCACTAGAAAATATAAGGAATCTACAAGCTTTTAAGGAATTAATAGCCGAGTTTAATAAATAA
- a CDS encoding proline iminopeptidase-family hydrolase, with translation MQSVTGFVLFRGQKIFYCIYGNINSTAEPLLIVHGGPGSPHNYLLPLAKLSQERPIIFYDQLGCGKSIYLGKDKSRWNLTYFLEELTYLITTLKLNKLHLFGHSWGSILAIEYALKNPSQLKSLILASPCLSIPLWSKDAKKLLNTLPKQTIEIMEKHKKSGTTDSDEYQFASLEYYQRYVCRLPIWPKEMIDSVEASNDLIYRTIWGESEFLVTGNIHDYDITKQLHKLGLPVLFTCGRYDEATPETTKFYQSLIKEAKLVIFENSSHLPHFEEKKKYLEQLSNFLQTINSCQN, from the coding sequence ATGCAATCTGTAACAGGCTTTGTTTTATTTCGTGGACAGAAGATTTTTTATTGCATTTATGGCAATATAAATTCTACTGCTGAGCCTTTATTAATAGTTCACGGCGGCCCAGGCTCGCCCCATAACTACCTACTTCCATTAGCTAAACTTTCACAAGAAAGACCCATAATTTTTTATGACCAACTAGGTTGTGGTAAATCTATTTATTTAGGAAAAGATAAATCTAGGTGGAATTTAACTTATTTTCTTGAAGAGCTAACATATTTAATTACAACACTTAAACTAAATAAATTACATCTTTTCGGACATTCCTGGGGGTCAATTTTAGCTATTGAATATGCCTTAAAAAATCCATCACAGCTAAAAAGTTTGATTTTAGCTAGTCCTTGTTTAAGCATTCCTCTTTGGTCTAAAGATGCTAAAAAACTACTTAATACACTCCCTAAGCAAACTATAGAGATAATGGAGAAACATAAAAAGTCAGGAACTACAGATTCAGATGAATATCAATTTGCTAGTTTAGAATATTATCAACGTTATGTTTGTCGCCTACCTATTTGGCCCAAGGAAATGATAGATTCTGTTGAAGCATCAAATGATTTAATTTATCGCACTATTTGGGGAGAATCAGAGTTTTTAGTAACAGGAAATATTCATGATTATGACATTACTAAACAGTTGCATAAGTTAGGCTTACCAGTTTTATTTACTTGTGGACGCTATGATGAAGCCACACCAGAAACTACTAAGTTTTATCAAAGTTTAATCAAAGAAGCTAAATTAGTTATTTTTGAAAATAGCTCCCACCTTCCACATTTTGAGGAAAAAAAGAAATACTTAGAACAACTATCAAATTTTCTACAAACAATAAATTCTTGCCAAAATTGA